Proteins encoded together in one Miscanthus floridulus cultivar M001 chromosome 16, ASM1932011v1, whole genome shotgun sequence window:
- the LOC136512526 gene encoding uncharacterized protein: protein MAGGSGEAAMSPPSSGGGKRGRDPEEDVYVDNLHSHKRYLSEAGHRECAEKECGFRVVPWPIHPIQPLPVSNRLCCSASQSGLHDLVVNSSNWMVPRADLTVCAPALYNRCCFFLQFLGKPSLNGLSVGDSLPDNIMESPARSETASCFRDEILSQYSPMSEDSDYYRCYDTQLNPSGNHPDAMISPSISPMSSPH from the exons ATGGCGGGCGGAAGCGGCGAGGCGGCGATGTCTCCGCCGTCCTCCGGCGGCGGGAAGCGCGGGCGGGACCCGGAGGAGGACGTGTACGTGGACAATCTCCACTCCCACAAGCGGTACCTCAGCGAG GCTGGGCACCGGGAGTGCGCGGAAAAGGAGTGCGGGTTCCGGGTGGTTCCTTGGCCAATTCATCCGATACAGCCGTTGCCGGTCTCGAATCGATTGTGTTGCTCTGCTTCTCAATCTGGGCTCCATGATTTGGTTGTTAATTCCTCGAATTGGATGGTTCCTCGGGCCGATTTGACTGTTTGCG CCCCTGCTCTGTACAACCGTTGCTGCTTTTTTCTCCAATTCCTTGGGAAGCCCAG TCTGAATGGACTGTCTGTTGGGGATTCTCTGCCTGACAACATCATGGAGTCCCCTGCAAGGTCAGAGACTGCTTCGTGCTTCAG GGATGAGATATTATCCCAATACTCGCCAATGTCAGAAGACTCGGATTATTACCGGTGCTATGACACTCAATTAAACCCCAGTGGGAATCATCCTGATGCGATGATCAGCCCTTCAATTAGTCCAATGTCATCTCCTCACTGA
- the LOC136512053 gene encoding protein disulfide isomerase-like 2-1 has protein sequence MASPQISRRALGLLLLLAATAAVVSPTTADEVVALTEADFEKEVGQDRGALVEFYAPWCGHCKKLAPEYEKLGASFKKAKSVLIAKVDCDEHKSLCSKYGVSGYPTIQWFPKGSLEPKKYEGQRSVEALAEFVNSEAGTNVKIAAIPSSVVVLTPETFDSIVLDETKDVLVEFYAPWCGHCKHLAPVYEKLASVFKQDDGVVIANLDADKHTDLAEKYGVSGFPTLKFFPKGNKAGEDYDGGRDLDDFVKFINEKCGTSRDSKGQLTSEAGLVASLNPLVKEFVNAADDKRKEVLSKIEEDVAKLSGSAAKHGKIYVTAAKKIMDKGSDYTKKETERLHRMLEKSISPSKADEFIIKKNILSTFSS, from the exons ATGGCGTCCCCTCAGATCTCCCGCAGAGCcctcggcctcctgctcctcctcgccgccACGGCCGCGGTCGTCTCGCCGACCACCGCCGACGAGGTGGTGGCCCTGACGGAAGCCGACTTCGAGAAGGAGGTCGGCCAGGACCGCGGCGCCCTCGTCGAGTTCTACGCCCCATG GTGCGGCCACTGCAAAAAGCTTGCCCCCGAGTATGAAAAACTTGGCGCAAGCTTCAAGAAGGCTAAATCTGTATTAATAGCAAAG GTTGACTGCGATGAGCACAAGAGTTTGTGCAGCAAATATGGAGTTTCTGGGTACCCCACAATTCAATGGTTCCCCAAAGGTTCCTTGGAACCGAAGAA GTATGAGGGTCAACGTTCTGTGGAAGCCCTTGCAGAATTTGTTAACAGTGAAGCAG GTACCAATGTCAAGATAGCTGCCATTCCTTCAAGCGTTGTGGTTCTGACTCCAGAGACCTTTGACTCAATTGTCCTTGATGAAACCAAAGATGTTCTTGTTGAGTTCTATGCCCCATG GTGTGGTCACTGCAAGCATCTTGCTCCG GTTTATGAGAAGCTGGCTTCAGTTTTCAAGCAGGACGACGGTGTTGTGATCGCCAATCTTGATGCTGACAAGCACACTGATTTGGCTGAAAA GTATGGTGTTTCTGGTTTCCCCACATTGAAGTTCTTCCCTAAGGGAAACAAAGCTGGTGAAGATTATGATGGTGGCCGGGACTTGGATGACTTTGTCAAGTTCATTAATGAGAAGTGTGGCACCAGCCGGGATTCAAAGGGCCAACTGACTTCAGAG GCTGGGCTTGTGGCAAGCTTGAATCCTCTTGTGAAGGAGTTTGTCAATGCTGCTGATGACAAGCGGAAGGAAGTCCTCTCTAAAATAGAAGAGGATGTTGCTAAGCTCAGCGGTTCTGCTGCCAA GCACGGAAAGATATATGTGACAGCTGCAAAGAAGATTATGGACAAGGGCTCTGACTACACTAAGAAGGAGACTGAGAGGCTTCACCGCATGCTGGAGAAG TCGATCAGTCCTTCCAAAGCTGATGAGTTCATCATTAAGAAGAACATTCTTTCGACATTCTCCTCTTGA